Proteins encoded by one window of Actinocorallia herbida:
- a CDS encoding glycosyltransferase family 2 protein codes for MNTQHSLGPAMLSQTARRNRLDLSRRRTQWPTVTAVIPTLNEADNLRWLLPRLTAVDEVVIVDGESTDGTVEITRLLRPDAVIIVEPPTGKGTAMRTGMAAATSEVIIMLDADGSMDPAEFDSFLSLLCRGFEFVKGSRYNCGGGSDDLTWLRDKGNLWLTRTANILYGQKWTDLCYGYVAMRRNVVEKLQLQSTGFEIETEICVNAVRAGLKVAEVASHESHRRFGESNLNTFRDGWRVLKTMFKLRFAGKLDNSHLNTSFEPVSVGSLAAARAK; via the coding sequence ATGAACACCCAGCACTCCCTCGGGCCGGCGATGCTGTCGCAGACCGCCCGGCGCAACCGGCTGGATCTGTCCAGGCGGCGGACCCAATGGCCCACGGTCACCGCCGTGATCCCTACTCTCAATGAAGCCGACAATCTCCGATGGCTGCTGCCACGGCTGACCGCGGTGGACGAGGTCGTCATCGTCGACGGGGAATCGACGGACGGCACCGTGGAGATCACCCGGCTGCTGCGGCCCGACGCGGTCATCATCGTGGAGCCCCCGACGGGGAAGGGCACCGCGATGCGCACCGGAATGGCCGCGGCCACCAGCGAGGTCATCATCATGCTCGACGCGGACGGGTCGATGGACCCGGCCGAGTTCGACAGCTTCCTGTCCCTGCTCTGCCGGGGCTTCGAGTTCGTGAAGGGCTCCCGCTACAACTGCGGCGGCGGCTCCGACGACCTCACGTGGCTGCGCGACAAGGGCAACCTCTGGCTCACCCGCACCGCCAACATCCTCTACGGCCAGAAGTGGACCGACCTGTGCTACGGGTACGTCGCGATGCGCCGCAACGTGGTCGAGAAGCTCCAGCTCCAGTCGACGGGCTTCGAGATCGAGACCGAGATCTGCGTCAACGCGGTCCGGGCCGGGCTCAAGGTCGCCGAAGTGGCGAGTCATGAGTCCCATCGGCGATTCGGCGAGTCGAACCTCAACACCTTCCGGGATGGTTGGCGGGTGCTGAAGACGATGTTCAAGCTCCGGTTCGCCGGCAAACTCGACAATTCCCACCTGAACACATCTTTCGAGCCGGTCTCCGTCGGCAGTCTGGCGGCGGCGAGGGCCAAATGA
- a CDS encoding GNAT family N-acetyltransferase, which produces MRTHVVRPSELGEPELRRWRELRGADPSLSNPFLAPEFTQGVARFRDDVRVGVVEDGAGVAAFFPFERHRGGVGHPVGFGLTDLQGIIADPAFDLPASELLRACGLGVWDFDHLIAAQRVFAPYHQVVRVEPIIDLAAGFPAWEAEARAMAPKTHKTIRYKERKLGREVGELSYDFASAEPDDLRLLMRWKSAQYQRTGRTDRFTRPWIVGLMRHFHETGFGVLSVLRAGGRPVSMHFGLRDGASMAGWFPAYDTEFARYSPGMIGHLRLAEGASGSGLDEIWMGRGGKEFKEWLKSREIPIAEGRVARPSAGAALHWVRHVPLNRLRDKALDNPKFYRQADRVLKGYAKLRGRSA; this is translated from the coding sequence ATGAGGACCCACGTCGTCCGGCCCTCCGAGCTGGGCGAGCCGGAGCTGCGAAGGTGGCGGGAACTGCGCGGAGCGGACCCGTCCCTGAGCAACCCGTTCCTCGCCCCGGAGTTCACCCAGGGCGTCGCGCGGTTCCGTGACGACGTGCGGGTGGGGGTCGTCGAAGACGGCGCGGGGGTCGCCGCCTTCTTCCCGTTCGAACGCCACCGGGGCGGCGTCGGCCACCCGGTGGGGTTCGGGCTGACCGACCTCCAGGGCATCATCGCCGATCCCGCCTTCGACCTGCCCGCGAGCGAGCTGCTGCGCGCCTGCGGGCTCGGCGTGTGGGACTTCGACCACCTCATCGCGGCGCAGCGCGTGTTCGCCCCGTACCACCAGGTGGTGCGGGTCGAGCCCATCATCGATCTGGCCGCCGGCTTCCCCGCGTGGGAGGCCGAGGCCAGGGCGATGGCCCCCAAGACGCACAAGACGATCCGCTACAAGGAGCGCAAGCTCGGCCGGGAGGTCGGCGAGCTGAGTTACGACTTCGCCTCCGCCGAGCCGGACGACCTGCGCCTGCTCATGCGCTGGAAGTCCGCCCAGTACCAGCGGACGGGGCGCACCGACAGGTTCACCCGGCCCTGGATCGTCGGCCTCATGCGGCACTTCCACGAGACGGGCTTCGGCGTGCTGAGCGTGCTGCGCGCCGGGGGCCGTCCGGTCTCGATGCACTTCGGACTGCGGGACGGGGCGTCGATGGCGGGCTGGTTCCCCGCCTACGACACCGAGTTCGCGCGCTACTCGCCGGGGATGATCGGCCATCTGCGGCTGGCCGAGGGCGCGTCCGGATCCGGCCTCGACGAGATCTGGATGGGCCGCGGCGGCAAGGAGTTCAAGGAGTGGCTGAAGAGCCGTGAGATCCCCATCGCCGAGGGCCGGGTGGCCCGTCCGTCGGCCGGGGCGGCCCTGCACTGGGTCCGGCACGTGCCGCTCAACCGGCTGCGCGACAAGGCGCTGGACAATCCGAAGTTCTACCGGCAGGCCGACCGGGTACTGAAGGGCTACGCCAAATTGCGGGGGCGGTCGGCATGA